One genomic window of Sphingobacterium oryzagri includes the following:
- a CDS encoding SDR family oxidoreductase, which translates to MKKIALVVGATGITGSNLAQELVSQGWQTYGLARHPENLPTGVIPIQADLFAIDDLQQALQDVAPTHLFINTWVRRATEAENVKDNATMVRNVLDVLSSKKTVQHVALVTGLKHYLGPFEAYAKEGALPETPLREEQPRLDLPNFYYAQEDEVYAAAQRDGFSWSVHRPHTVIGKAVGNLMNLGSTLAVYASICKHTGRKFIWPGSAAQWEGLSDVTDASILAKQLIWASTTEGAKNTAFNIVNGDVFRWKWLWPRIADWFGISAVGYAGAVRPLAVEMQHDAAIWQAIAQQHGLVNDRLSSLASPWHTDLDLGRPIEVMTDMKNSRTRGFSAFQSTENSFFTLFARLRDEKIIP; encoded by the coding sequence ATGAAAAAAATAGCATTGGTCGTTGGCGCGACCGGCATCACTGGCAGCAACCTGGCGCAAGAGTTAGTGTCACAAGGTTGGCAAACTTACGGCTTAGCTCGCCATCCTGAAAACCTACCCACCGGCGTCATCCCGATCCAGGCTGATCTTTTTGCGATTGATGATCTGCAGCAAGCTTTGCAGGATGTAGCACCTACGCACCTTTTTATCAATACGTGGGTACGGCGCGCTACCGAAGCTGAAAATGTGAAAGATAACGCTACGATGGTACGTAATGTACTGGACGTACTTTCATCAAAAAAAACGGTGCAGCATGTCGCCCTCGTTACGGGCCTGAAGCATTACCTCGGGCCATTCGAGGCGTATGCGAAAGAAGGCGCTTTACCAGAAACGCCCTTGCGCGAGGAACAGCCGAGACTCGATCTTCCTAATTTTTATTATGCGCAAGAAGATGAAGTGTATGCCGCAGCGCAGCGTGACGGTTTTAGCTGGTCGGTGCACAGACCGCATACGGTCATTGGCAAAGCGGTGGGCAACCTTATGAATTTGGGCAGCACGCTGGCGGTTTATGCCAGCATTTGTAAACATACCGGACGCAAATTTATATGGCCGGGATCAGCAGCACAATGGGAAGGATTGTCAGACGTGACAGATGCGAGCATCCTGGCGAAACAACTGATTTGGGCGAGCACCACGGAAGGTGCTAAAAACACCGCCTTTAATATTGTCAATGGCGATGTTTTTCGCTGGAAGTGGCTTTGGCCAAGGATAGCCGACTGGTTTGGAATTTCCGCCGTCGGTTATGCCGGAGCGGTTCGCCCCTTAGCAGTAGAAATGCAGCACGACGCTGCTATTTGGCAAGCGATTGCGCAACAGCATGGGTTAGTCAACGATCGTTTGTCTTCATTGGCATCACCCTGGCATACCGATCTGGATTTAGGTCGCCCGATCGAAGTGATGACCGACATGAAAAATAGCAGAACAAGAGGATTTTCAGCCTTTCAATCAACAGAAAATTCCTTTTTCACGTTGTTTGCCCGGCTACGCGATGAAAAGATTATTCCGTAA
- a CDS encoding ATP-binding protein — MANVNPSSEQQRIAALQSYNILDSGIEEDYEELTSLAAAICGTPIALISLVDSERQWFKSHIGLDVSETVRSQSFCAHAIQQPTALLQVKDARTDERFKDNPLVTGKPNITFYAGMPLVDEEGYALGSICVIDHQPRELNGIQEKALRTIARQVITKLSLRRKVMELHAIEAQNRVLHEITRKSESNLRGIIEQSPAAIIVFRGEALRIEAANPPMLELLDQQADIVGKPLLEAIPELDGQPAYHLLYEIYQTGKPVYGYDTPVQLKRNGVVETGYFNFTYKPLYEDDQIVGVIDMAVEVTEQVKARMALQESELRLQKANVKLEQNEENLRMAVASANLGTWLLHTHNQAFHPSVRMKALFGFPEQEDMPFEDAMAQIADSHRQQVRQMLAHAMKTGAHMDIEFPILGKYDKKLRWVRATGKLYSNVNKAQETHFSGTLADITERKLDEQRRSDFIGMVSHELRTPLTAINGFLQILALKARRLADPSVAEIATKAERQADRMGTLINGFLDVARLGEGKIVLQQRDFDMAALLQLVEAESFIGSGSHQVIFLPGVYLPVRADQDKIEQVLINFINNAIKYSPKGSAIEVSCIANESSAVVRVQDQGMGISAKEQLRVFERFYRVESDEMKVTNGFGIGLYICKEIIERHGGEIGVISEQGKGSTFWFALPLREG, encoded by the coding sequence ATGGCGAACGTGAATCCGAGCAGTGAGCAGCAGCGAATAGCAGCCCTACAATCCTACAACATTCTTGATAGCGGTATTGAAGAAGATTACGAAGAATTAACATCCCTGGCGGCCGCGATTTGTGGTACGCCCATCGCGTTGATCAGCCTTGTCGATAGTGAAAGGCAATGGTTTAAATCGCATATCGGTCTGGATGTCAGCGAAACCGTGCGTTCACAATCGTTCTGTGCGCATGCTATTCAGCAGCCCACGGCCTTGTTGCAGGTTAAGGACGCCCGTACAGACGAACGCTTTAAAGACAACCCCCTCGTTACCGGCAAACCCAACATTACGTTTTACGCGGGTATGCCACTTGTCGATGAAGAAGGGTATGCGTTGGGATCAATCTGCGTAATCGATCACCAGCCGCGCGAACTCAATGGCATACAGGAGAAAGCGTTGCGCACCATTGCCCGGCAGGTGATCACCAAGCTCTCTTTACGCAGAAAAGTGATGGAACTTCACGCAATCGAAGCACAAAATCGCGTGTTGCACGAAATCACGCGAAAAAGTGAAAGCAACTTGCGAGGTATCATTGAGCAATCACCGGCTGCCATTATCGTTTTCCGCGGCGAGGCGCTGCGTATAGAGGCGGCCAATCCGCCCATGCTGGAATTGCTCGATCAGCAGGCCGATATCGTTGGCAAACCATTGCTGGAAGCTATACCCGAGCTGGATGGGCAGCCGGCCTATCACTTGCTTTACGAAATATACCAAACGGGAAAACCCGTATACGGTTACGATACACCTGTACAATTAAAACGAAATGGTGTGGTGGAGACAGGCTATTTCAATTTCACGTATAAACCGCTTTATGAAGATGACCAGATTGTCGGTGTTATCGATATGGCCGTGGAAGTAACAGAACAGGTGAAAGCTAGAATGGCTTTGCAGGAGAGTGAATTACGTTTGCAAAAAGCGAATGTGAAACTCGAACAAAACGAAGAAAATTTACGTATGGCCGTTGCCTCTGCCAATCTGGGCACCTGGCTCTTGCACACACATAACCAGGCTTTTCATCCTTCGGTGCGTATGAAAGCGCTATTTGGTTTTCCGGAACAGGAGGATATGCCGTTTGAAGATGCGATGGCACAGATTGCGGATTCACATCGGCAGCAAGTGCGTCAAATGCTTGCTCATGCTATGAAAACCGGTGCCCATATGGATATCGAATTTCCTATTTTAGGTAAGTACGACAAAAAGTTGCGCTGGGTGAGGGCGACAGGTAAATTGTATAGCAATGTAAACAAGGCGCAGGAAACGCACTTTTCGGGAACGCTGGCAGATATTACCGAGCGAAAGTTAGACGAGCAGCGACGCAGTGATTTCATCGGGATGGTGAGTCACGAATTGCGTACGCCGCTTACTGCGATCAATGGTTTTTTACAGATACTAGCGCTGAAAGCGCGCCGACTGGCTGACCCTAGTGTGGCCGAAATCGCCACCAAAGCTGAGCGGCAGGCTGATCGCATGGGCACGTTGATCAACGGCTTTTTGGATGTTGCGCGATTGGGAGAGGGCAAGATCGTTCTTCAGCAACGTGATTTTGATATGGCCGCGCTTTTACAGCTTGTAGAAGCAGAGTCTTTTATCGGAAGCGGTTCTCATCAAGTTATCTTTCTACCCGGAGTTTATTTGCCGGTTCGTGCGGACCAGGATAAGATCGAACAGGTGCTTATTAACTTTATCAATAATGCAATCAAGTATTCGCCCAAAGGAAGCGCTATTGAAGTGAGCTGTATCGCTAATGAAAGCAGCGCCGTGGTGCGTGTACAAGATCAAGGTATGGGAATTTCGGCTAAAGAGCAGTTGCGCGTTTTTGAGCGCTTCTATCGCGTAGAAAGTGATGAAATGAAGGTAACCAATGGATTTGGGATCGGCTTATATATTTGTAAAGAGATTATTGAGCGGCACGGTGGTGAGATCGGTGTGATTAGCGAACAAGGGAAGGGGAGCACCTTTTGGTTTGCCTTGCCTTTGCGAGAAGGTTAG
- a CDS encoding NAD(P)-binding domain-containing protein, which translates to MVNKIRYKTKIAVIGAGQAGLSAAYHLKKLGMAVGSDFIILDEAPSAGGAWQFRWPSLTLSTVNRIHDLPGMSFEETLNGTDTEVQASTAVPRYFEQYEKKFGLQVYRPTKVEQVYLHQDRFYIDTTNASFSALGMINATGTWNTPHIPYYPGSERFRGEQLHTKDFKTADYFKNKHVIVVGAGISAIQLLDQISKVTSTTWVTRREPVFNHGPFDDMAGHLAVSMVEERVRAGLAPLSVVSVTGLPYSPEVRDMESRGVLQRFPMFSEITEHAVKWEDGHEQPADIILWNTGFRSTLTHLDAVLPREEAGGIRMAGRLATMVEKEPRIHLVGYGPSASTIGANRAGAAAARELRQTLGLA; encoded by the coding sequence ATGGTTAACAAAATACGTTACAAAACAAAAATTGCGGTAATAGGTGCTGGTCAGGCCGGGCTTTCCGCGGCTTATCATCTGAAAAAACTGGGCATGGCCGTGGGTTCAGATTTTATTATCCTGGACGAGGCACCGTCCGCAGGCGGTGCCTGGCAGTTTCGCTGGCCCTCGCTGACGCTGAGCACGGTCAACAGAATACACGATTTGCCCGGCATGTCTTTCGAAGAAACATTAAATGGCACGGATACCGAGGTGCAAGCAAGCACGGCGGTTCCGCGTTATTTCGAGCAATATGAAAAGAAATTTGGCCTGCAGGTATACCGCCCGACGAAAGTGGAGCAAGTGTACCTGCACCAAGATCGTTTTTATATCGATACCACGAATGCTTCTTTCTCCGCTTTAGGCATGATCAACGCGACGGGCACATGGAATACACCGCATATACCGTATTATCCGGGTAGCGAGCGCTTTCGCGGCGAACAGCTTCACACCAAAGATTTTAAAACAGCAGACTATTTTAAAAATAAGCACGTGATTGTGGTGGGCGCCGGCATATCGGCCATTCAATTACTTGATCAGATCTCGAAAGTTACCAGCACCACTTGGGTAACGCGGCGTGAGCCGGTTTTTAATCATGGGCCATTTGATGACATGGCTGGACATCTGGCGGTTTCCATGGTAGAAGAGCGCGTGCGGGCCGGTTTGGCTCCGCTTTCGGTGGTATCGGTCACTGGACTTCCCTATTCGCCTGAAGTGCGCGATATGGAAAGTCGGGGCGTATTGCAACGCTTTCCAATGTTTAGCGAAATCACGGAGCATGCTGTAAAGTGGGAAGATGGACATGAACAACCGGCAGATATTATCTTATGGAATACAGGCTTTAGAAGTACGCTAACACATCTTGATGCTGTGCTGCCGCGTGAAGAAGCTGGCGGTATACGCATGGCGGGTAGACTGGCGACCATGGTTGAAAAGGAGCCACGCATCCATTTAGTAGGTTACGGCCCTTCAGCCTCTACAATTGGTGCCAATCGTGCAGGCGCTGCAGCCGCCCGCGAGCTACGTCAAACCTTGGGTTTGGCCTAA
- a CDS encoding LLM class flavin-dependent oxidoreductase produces the protein MKKIGFLSFGHWADHPAYSTQSASDTLLQSIDLAVAAEELGLDGAYFRVHHFARQLASPFPLLAAIGAKTKQIEIGTGVIDMRYENPLYMVEDAGAADIISGGRLQLGISRGSPEQVIDGWRYFDYDLKDGETDADMGRRKALSFLNHLDGVGFAQPNPNPMFPNPPGLLRLEPHAEGLRDRIWWGAASNATAVWAAQQGMLLQSSTLKYDESGKPFHIQQAEQIRLYKEAWKEAGHTRAPRVSVSRSIFALVNDQDRLYFGQQAGSVDSIGMIEADKRAIFGKSYAASPEKLIDELAKDEAIQEADTLLLTIPNTLGVDYNVHILSSILEHVAPALGWR, from the coding sequence ATGAAAAAAATAGGTTTTTTATCGTTCGGGCATTGGGCAGATCACCCTGCGTACAGCACGCAAAGTGCTAGCGATACCCTGCTACAATCCATCGATTTGGCTGTTGCAGCAGAAGAGCTGGGATTGGACGGCGCTTATTTTCGCGTGCACCATTTTGCTCGGCAGCTTGCTTCACCATTCCCATTGCTCGCCGCTATAGGCGCCAAGACCAAACAGATAGAGATCGGCACAGGCGTTATTGATATGCGTTACGAAAATCCATTGTATATGGTGGAAGATGCGGGGGCGGCCGACATCATTTCAGGCGGCCGTTTGCAGTTGGGCATCAGTCGAGGTTCACCCGAGCAGGTGATTGATGGTTGGCGTTACTTCGATTACGATTTAAAAGACGGCGAAACCGATGCCGATATGGGTCGTCGTAAAGCTTTAAGTTTTTTAAACCATTTGGATGGCGTCGGTTTTGCGCAGCCAAATCCGAATCCGATGTTTCCCAATCCGCCGGGTTTGCTTCGACTGGAGCCACATGCTGAAGGTCTTCGCGATCGTATTTGGTGGGGAGCGGCGTCTAATGCCACTGCCGTATGGGCCGCACAGCAAGGCATGCTGTTGCAAAGTTCTACCTTGAAGTATGATGAAAGTGGCAAGCCGTTTCATATCCAACAAGCCGAACAAATACGGCTTTATAAAGAAGCCTGGAAAGAAGCCGGTCATACACGCGCGCCGCGCGTATCTGTGAGCCGTTCGATCTTTGCTTTAGTCAACGATCAGGATCGTTTATATTTTGGGCAACAAGCGGGCAGTGTAGACAGCATAGGGATGATCGAAGCTGATAAGCGTGCCATTTTTGGCAAAAGCTATGCCGCATCGCCCGAAAAATTGATTGACGAACTGGCGAAGGACGAAGCTATACAAGAGGCCGATACACTGCTACTTACCATCCCAAATACATTGGGTGTTGACTACAACGTCCATATTTTATCATCCATATTGGAGCATGTTGCTCCGGCGCTTGGTTGGCGTTAA
- a CDS encoding NAD(P)-dependent alcohol dehydrogenase — protein MAEDKKHASRRKFIQQGSLAGAGLMLTSPAKLFSHINHSKTMNSTIKSKGYAGHDEHGKLTSWSFERRPLGDNDILIEIKYSGICHSDIHTIKGHWGKQQYPQVPGHEIAGIVTAVGKNVRKFKVGDKAGVGCMVNSCMQCPSCQNGEEHHCETTGMVGTYGVPEKSSPSGITQGGYANNMVVTEHFAIKIPDSIDLKYAAPLLCAGITTYSPLMKAKIKKGDKIGVIGIGGLGHIAIKLAVSKGAEVYAFTTSPAKAHDIKGFGAKEVIVVDSSEKLQPYFGQLDYMLSTVPYAYEMSPYISCVKPYGYFTQVGQPINGELTINNFNMIFNRVNFNGSLIGGIPETQEVIDYCAENKIYPQVQVIQASEVNKAWDSVVNKEARYRYVIDATTI, from the coding sequence ATGGCAGAGGACAAAAAACACGCATCGCGAAGAAAATTCATTCAACAAGGCAGCTTGGCCGGCGCAGGACTTATGCTTACCAGCCCGGCAAAGCTTTTTTCACACATTAATCATTCAAAAACCATGAACAGTACCATAAAATCGAAGGGGTATGCCGGACATGACGAACATGGCAAACTGACAAGCTGGAGTTTTGAACGCCGCCCGCTGGGCGATAACGATATACTGATCGAGATCAAATACTCCGGCATTTGCCATTCCGATATACATACGATCAAAGGCCACTGGGGAAAGCAACAATACCCACAGGTTCCCGGACACGAAATTGCCGGGATTGTTACGGCAGTAGGTAAAAATGTTCGTAAATTCAAGGTCGGCGATAAGGCTGGCGTTGGCTGTATGGTAAACAGCTGCATGCAATGTCCAAGTTGTCAAAACGGAGAAGAACATCATTGCGAAACCACTGGAATGGTAGGCACATACGGTGTACCCGAAAAATCGTCTCCATCAGGAATAACGCAGGGCGGCTACGCAAATAACATGGTGGTAACCGAACATTTTGCGATCAAAATTCCGGATAGCATAGACTTAAAATATGCAGCGCCGTTACTTTGTGCAGGAATTACGACCTATTCACCACTGATGAAAGCCAAAATTAAAAAAGGTGACAAAATTGGTGTAATTGGTATAGGCGGCTTAGGGCATATCGCGATTAAACTAGCCGTTTCAAAGGGAGCCGAAGTTTATGCATTTACAACTTCGCCCGCCAAAGCACATGATATCAAAGGCTTTGGTGCCAAAGAAGTTATCGTCGTAGATAGTTCCGAAAAATTACAGCCTTATTTTGGCCAATTGGATTACATGCTTTCCACCGTACCCTACGCTTACGAAATGTCTCCTTATATTTCTTGTGTAAAGCCTTACGGCTATTTTACGCAGGTTGGTCAACCGATCAACGGGGAATTGACCATCAACAATTTCAATATGATTTTTAATCGCGTAAATTTCAATGGTTCGCTTATAGGCGGCATTCCCGAAACACAGGAAGTGATAGACTATTGCGCCGAAAATAAAATCTATCCGCAGGTGCAGGTTATCCAGGCCAGCGAAGTAAACAAAGCTTGGGACAGCGTGGTAAACAAGGAAGCGCGTTATCGATATGTGATTGATGCAACGACGATCTAA
- a CDS encoding DUF2255 family protein, whose product MKSSNSQFSPEELRNIDEADDLKIAPLRPDGITHGTPTWIWEVVVDSCLYVRAYHGTRSSWYQSAISQKAGQIHAAGLIWEVTFETVTGDINRLIDDAYRRKYSGSPYLSAMINEQAGAATVKIVPRES is encoded by the coding sequence ATGAAATCATCAAATAGCCAATTCTCACCAGAAGAATTACGCAATATAGACGAAGCGGACGACCTGAAAATCGCGCCGTTACGACCAGACGGCATCACGCATGGCACACCCACTTGGATATGGGAAGTCGTAGTCGATAGCTGCCTTTATGTACGGGCTTACCACGGAACACGCTCCAGTTGGTATCAATCTGCCATTAGCCAAAAAGCAGGGCAAATACATGCCGCCGGACTTATTTGGGAGGTCACTTTTGAAACGGTGACAGGCGATATAAACCGATTGATCGACGATGCTTACCGTAGAAAGTATAGTGGTAGTCCTTACTTATCGGCAATGATTAACGAACAGGCCGGGGCAGCGACGGTAAAAATAGTACCCCGGGAATCGTAG
- a CDS encoding pyrroloquinoline quinone-dependent dehydrogenase, giving the protein MKNYLFNYSLFFAVSISALGACKAQTNLDRTWSVYKADENSANYSPLNQITTANVERLQHAWTLTLDDKPEGAKPSSSQCNPIILDGIMYASSANQWAYAVDASTGKQLWSFDPLDGKQGVEVNRGLTYWENGNDKRILMTANNFLIALDANTGKPISSFGNNGRVDLKIGLRDEGKDFWVSSTSPGIIYKNLIIMGCRVPDIYGAQPGYIRAYDTRSGELVWTFHTVPQPGEPGYETWPPDAYKVVGGVNNWAGMSIDSKRGMVFLGLGSPSYDFYGKDRKGSNLYGNCVVALNAATGSLVWHFQTVHHDLWDYDLPAPPTLVTINKDGKMIDAVAQTTKQGFVFVFNRETGESLFPIEERKVPASHLPGEEAWPTQPIPLKPKPFARQWMTEDDLTNFSPADHDALVKQFRSMRYEGLYTPPDLKGTLQLPGTRGGGEWGGAAYDPATNMFYIKSNDAPDLITLVTGSKEAVNRPVDAASQLETAERHAGPDQFANSTGYITWTDPSGNPAITPPWGTLNALNLATGEYTWQIPLGNDSLRQQDGAPETGLEGRAGPIVTAGGVIFISGTEDRILRALDKTSGKLLWQTTLPGFANATPCTYQANGKQYVAISVGGTPENPSGFIMAFALSQP; this is encoded by the coding sequence ATGAAAAATTACTTATTTAATTATTCTTTGTTTTTCGCTGTATCGATATCTGCCCTAGGCGCTTGTAAAGCGCAAACTAATCTAGACCGTACATGGTCGGTCTATAAAGCAGATGAAAACAGCGCCAATTATTCTCCACTAAACCAAATTACTACAGCAAATGTGGAGCGATTACAACATGCCTGGACATTGACACTCGATGACAAACCGGAGGGCGCGAAACCAAGTTCAAGCCAGTGTAATCCGATTATTCTAGACGGCATTATGTATGCCAGCTCGGCTAATCAATGGGCTTATGCTGTAGACGCTTCCACCGGAAAACAGCTTTGGTCGTTTGATCCCCTGGACGGCAAGCAGGGCGTTGAGGTAAACAGAGGCTTAACCTATTGGGAGAACGGCAACGACAAACGCATCTTAATGACAGCCAACAATTTCCTGATTGCACTCGACGCCAACACGGGTAAACCAATTTCCTCCTTTGGCAATAACGGCCGAGTAGACTTAAAAATCGGACTGCGCGATGAGGGGAAAGATTTTTGGGTGTCATCCACATCCCCCGGCATTATTTACAAAAATTTAATTATCATGGGTTGTCGCGTGCCTGACATCTACGGCGCACAACCTGGTTATATCCGAGCTTACGATACCCGATCCGGAGAATTGGTGTGGACGTTTCATACCGTTCCTCAACCTGGCGAACCAGGTTATGAAACATGGCCGCCGGATGCATATAAAGTTGTTGGTGGCGTAAATAACTGGGCTGGAATGAGCATCGACAGCAAACGAGGAATGGTGTTTCTCGGCTTGGGCTCACCATCTTACGATTTCTATGGAAAAGATAGAAAAGGGTCCAACCTCTATGGCAATTGTGTCGTCGCACTAAACGCAGCGACCGGCTCGCTTGTCTGGCATTTTCAAACGGTGCATCATGATCTTTGGGATTATGACCTGCCCGCTCCGCCTACATTGGTAACGATCAATAAGGACGGAAAAATGATCGATGCTGTTGCGCAAACGACTAAACAAGGATTCGTATTTGTATTTAACCGGGAAACAGGGGAATCGTTATTTCCAATAGAAGAACGAAAAGTGCCGGCGTCGCATTTACCAGGCGAAGAAGCTTGGCCAACACAACCGATTCCGCTAAAACCTAAACCTTTTGCTCGGCAGTGGATGACAGAAGACGATCTGACAAACTTTTCGCCTGCAGACCACGACGCCTTGGTTAAGCAGTTTAGATCGATGCGCTATGAAGGACTTTACACGCCACCAGATCTGAAAGGCACATTGCAACTACCGGGCACACGAGGTGGTGGAGAATGGGGCGGCGCGGCCTACGATCCGGCAACAAATATGTTTTACATTAAATCAAATGATGCGCCCGATCTGATAACGTTAGTCACCGGCAGCAAAGAAGCTGTAAATAGGCCAGTCGACGCGGCGAGTCAATTAGAAACCGCGGAAAGACATGCAGGTCCTGATCAATTTGCGAATAGCACGGGTTACATCACCTGGACAGATCCAAGTGGCAATCCTGCCATCACACCACCCTGGGGAACATTAAACGCGCTCAACCTAGCGACCGGAGAATATACATGGCAGATACCGCTGGGGAATGACAGCTTGCGGCAACAAGATGGAGCGCCGGAAACCGGCTTAGAGGGAAGAGCGGGACCTATCGTCACTGCTGGCGGCGTAATCTTTATTAGCGGAACGGAAGATAGGATACTTCGGGCGCTAGATAAAACTTCAGGAAAACTGTTGTGGCAAACAACGTTGCCGGGATTTGCGAACGCCACCCCTTGCACCTATCAGGCAAATGGTAAACAATACGTTGCTATATCGGTCGGCGGAACGCCAGAAAATCCATCTGGCTTTATCATGGCTTTTGCCTTATCACAACCTTAA
- a CDS encoding PQQ-dependent sugar dehydrogenase, with the protein MLKQVFCILISICFSCTSAEEQPSSGNGAIDQPETGDWNVTVIHDGLIYPWEIRRSGSTLIITETEGNMVMINNSGSLTRYPLQTSSPVARIGGSGLMGLALANDFAMSGTAYVYYTYRAETGLVNRIAQVNFNGSAWRETNILLDGIPGHQLYNGGRIAIGPDGFLYATTGWTANSDMPQTIDNLAGKVLRLNLQGQPAAGNPFPNSYIYSFGHRNPQGIAWNMQGQLYVAEHGQAARDEINIIIPGGNYGWPLVQGDQQQAGMITPHIHTGHTTLAPSGIAFTENGKLIIAALGARAIYTVDEQTKTFRQLLNLNERARAVLPYEDGLYLITTNTSPQQATGSSGIADRLLWITPKN; encoded by the coding sequence ATGTTAAAGCAAGTTTTTTGTATCCTCATTTCGATATGCTTCTCCTGCACAAGCGCAGAAGAACAACCTTCATCGGGTAATGGCGCTATTGATCAACCGGAAACCGGTGATTGGAACGTTACGGTTATCCATGACGGACTTATTTATCCGTGGGAAATCAGGCGATCTGGCAGTACGCTGATTATTACCGAAACCGAGGGAAATATGGTGATGATCAACAACAGCGGTTCGCTTACCCGATATCCTTTACAAACGTCAAGCCCTGTTGCACGCATCGGCGGTAGCGGACTAATGGGATTGGCTTTGGCAAATGATTTTGCTATGTCGGGTACGGCCTATGTATATTACACCTACCGCGCTGAAACAGGTCTTGTCAACAGGATTGCTCAGGTGAATTTTAATGGTAGCGCCTGGCGAGAAACGAATATTTTACTTGACGGTATTCCGGGACACCAGCTTTACAATGGCGGGCGGATAGCCATCGGTCCAGACGGATTTCTCTACGCGACGACCGGCTGGACGGCCAACAGCGACATGCCGCAAACAATTGACAATCTTGCAGGTAAAGTATTGCGGTTAAACCTCCAAGGTCAGCCGGCAGCTGGAAATCCATTTCCAAATTCCTATATCTATTCTTTCGGACACCGCAATCCGCAAGGCATAGCTTGGAATATGCAAGGCCAGCTTTATGTTGCCGAACATGGGCAAGCTGCGCGCGATGAAATTAATATTATCATCCCTGGCGGAAATTATGGATGGCCGCTTGTGCAGGGCGATCAGCAACAAGCGGGTATGATAACGCCACACATCCATACGGGCCATACAACGCTTGCGCCTTCGGGTATAGCATTTACTGAAAATGGCAAATTAATCATTGCCGCTCTTGGAGCACGTGCGATCTATACCGTTGATGAACAGACAAAAACATTTCGCCAACTGTTAAATCTAAACGAGCGTGCACGCGCGGTGCTTCCATACGAAGATGGACTATACCTCATCACGACCAATACTTCTCCCCAGCAGGCCACTGGAAGTTCCGGTATTGCGGATCGTTTGCTATGGATAACACCAAAAAATTGA
- a CDS encoding SDR family oxidoreductase — MMIKMENQVVLVTGAAQGIGYAAAKAFAEAGAAVALADLDSDLVNKAAESLIASGHQAIAIVCDVSDDAQVKEMIDKTVATYGKLDAAYNNAAIQNVLADAADQTREDFDRVTGVNLRGVWSCMKYELQQMKKQGHGAIVNCSSIGGILGGAQRGTYHAAKHGVIGLTKSAALEYAASGIRINAICPGIIHTPMVDKMMQSGQQDVLDAMIATVPANRLGKPEEIANAVVWLCSDAASFIVGHTLVADGGYSIQ; from the coding sequence ATGATGATAAAAATGGAAAATCAGGTGGTACTTGTCACAGGCGCCGCACAAGGAATTGGATATGCTGCCGCAAAAGCTTTTGCTGAGGCTGGAGCAGCTGTTGCCTTAGCCGACTTAGACAGCGATTTAGTTAATAAAGCGGCAGAAAGCTTGATAGCAAGCGGTCATCAAGCCATCGCTATCGTATGCGATGTTTCGGACGACGCGCAGGTAAAAGAAATGATCGACAAAACTGTCGCTACCTACGGAAAACTGGATGCTGCGTACAATAATGCAGCTATACAAAATGTATTGGCAGATGCCGCAGACCAGACAAGAGAAGACTTTGACCGGGTTACCGGAGTTAACCTACGTGGCGTATGGAGTTGTATGAAATACGAATTGCAGCAAATGAAGAAACAAGGTCACGGTGCTATTGTCAATTGCTCATCCATCGGTGGCATATTGGGTGGCGCGCAGCGCGGAACTTATCACGCGGCTAAACATGGTGTAATTGGACTCACCAAAAGTGCCGCGTTGGAATATGCAGCATCGGGCATACGTATTAACGCCATCTGCCCAGGCATCATTCATACACCGATGGTTGATAAAATGATGCAGTCCGGACAGCAGGACGTATTAGACGCCATGATCGCCACCGTGCCGGCTAATCGCCTGGGCAAACCGGAAGAGATTGCCAACGCGGTAGTTTGGCTCTGCAGTGATGCGGCTAGTTTCATCGTTGGCCATACGCTGGTTGCTGATGGCGGCTACAGTATTCAATAA